CAGATACAGCTCTTCCGTGGTCAGGGTCGGCGCCAGCAGGGCGCCCAGATGCGCCGGCCCATATTCCTTGAGCACCGCCTGCAGGCCTTCCGCAGCGGCGGCGAGCGCCTCCTGCCAGCTCACTTCCTGCCAGGCGTCGCCCTTGCGCAGCAGCGGCTGGCGCAATCTGTCGGCGCTGCCGAGGCCAAGGTAGGAATAACGATCGCGGTCCGACAGCCAGATTTCGTTGACCGCCTCGTTGGCCCGCGGCAGCACGCGCTTCACGACGCCATTGGCGACGTTGATTTCAAGATTGCTGCCCACGCAATCGTGCGGGCTCACGCCCGGCCGGCGCTCCAGCTCCCAGGCGCGGGCCGTGAAGCGGTACGGCTTGTTGGTGAGCGCGCCGACCGGGCACAGGTCGACCACGTTGCCGGACAGTTCGGACTCCACCGCGCGCTGGATGTAGGTGCCGATGCGCATGAACTCGCCGCGCCCGGTGGCGCCCAGCTCCTTCACGCCGGCGATCTCCTCGCCAAAGCGCACGCAGCGCGTGCAGTGGATGCAGCGCGTCATCTCGGTCTGGATCAGCGGCCCGACGTCCTTGTCGTCGACTACGCGCTTGGCTTCCGTGTAGCGCGATTCCACCTTGCCGAAGCCCAGCGCCGTGTCCTGCAGCTGGCACTCGCCGCCCTCGTCGCAGATCGGGCAGTCCAGCGGATGGTTGATCAGCAGGAATTCCATCACCGCCCGCTGCGACTGCAGCGCCTTGGGCGACTTGGTGAACACCTTCATGCCTTCGGCCAGCGGCGTGGCGCAGGCCGGCACCGGCTTTGGCATTTTCTCGACTTCGACCAGGCACATGCGGCAGTTGGCCGCCACGCTGAGCTTGTCGTGGTAGCAGAAGCGCGGCACGGTGATGCCGGCGGCATCCGCCGCCTGAATGATCATCTGGCCCTTGCGCGCCTGCAGCGCAACGCCGTTGATCTCGATGTTCAGCAGATCGTCGCTCATGGGGCTTTCTTCTGTGCGCCGACTCAGGCGGCCACGCCCAGCCGGTCCGCGACCAGGCTGCGCTTGTGTTCGATGTAGTAGGCAAACTCGTGCCGGAAGTGCCGCAGCATGCCCTGCACCGGCATGGCGGCGGCGTCACCCAGGGCGCAGATGGTGCGCCCGGCGATGTTGCCGGCCACGCTTTCCAGCAGCTCCAGGTCCTCCGGCCGGCCATTGCCCTCGACGATGCGCGTGACCACGCGGTACAGCCAACCGGTGCCCTCGCGGCACGGCGTGCACTGGCCGCAGGATTCGGCGAAGTAAAAGCGCGAGATGCGCTGCAGCATACGCACCATGTCGGTGGTCTCGTCCATCACCACCACCGCGCCGGAGCCCAGCAGCGAGCCGGCCTTGGCGATGGAGTCGTAATCCATGTTCGCTTCCAGCATCGTCGCCGCCGGCAACACCGGCACCGACGAGCCACCCGGGATGACGGCCTTCAGTTCCCGCCCCTGCCAGACACCGCCGGCCAGCGCCAGCAGATCCTTGAACGGGGTACCGAGGCGAATCTCGTAGTTGCCGGGCTTCTCGACATGCCCGGAGACCGAGAAAATTTTGCTGCCGCCGGCCTTCTCGACGCCCAGACCCGCGAACCAGGCCGCACCCTTGCGCAGGATGGCCGGCACCGAAGCCAGGGATTCGACATTGTTGATGGTGGTCGGCCGGCCGTACAGGCCAACCGCCGCGGGGAACGGCGGTTTGAAGCGCGGCTGGCCCTTCTTGCCCTCCAGCGACTCCAGCAGCGCCGTTTCCTCTCCGCAGATGTAGGCGCCAGCGCCCAGCGTGCCATGCAGGTCAAAATCGACGGCCGAGCCCTGGATGCCACGCCCCAGCAAACCGGCCGCGTAGGCTTCC
This Immundisolibacter cernigliae DNA region includes the following protein-coding sequences:
- the nuoF gene encoding NADH-quinone oxidoreductase subunit NuoF, with translation MTAEVKVCFETLGEPEPWAFDTYVRLGGYSAWRRILAGELTPEQVIEEVKASGLRGRGGAGFPTGLKWSFMPRNAPGQKYLVCNADESEPGTCKDRDIIRFNPHALVEGMAIGAYAMGATVGYCYLRGEWMDEVWARFEGALKEAYAAGLLGRGIQGSAVDFDLHGTLGAGAYICGEETALLESLEGKKGQPRFKPPFPAAVGLYGRPTTINNVESLASVPAILRKGAAWFAGLGVEKAGGSKIFSVSGHVEKPGNYEIRLGTPFKDLLALAGGVWQGRELKAVIPGGSSVPVLPAATMLEANMDYDSIAKAGSLLGSGAVVVMDETTDMVRMLQRISRFYFAESCGQCTPCREGTGWLYRVVTRIVEGNGRPEDLELLESVAGNIAGRTICALGDAAAMPVQGMLRHFRHEFAYYIEHKRSLVADRLGVAA